In Populus alba chromosome 9, ASM523922v2, whole genome shotgun sequence, a genomic segment contains:
- the LOC118058838 gene encoding uncharacterized protein — MLFRSSLKIMADLLHKPLLDIEEQPHTSKKPPRAASLDVFRGLCVFLMMLVDYGGAMIPIIAHSPWNGLHLADSVMPFFLFIAGVSLALVYKKVPNRIEATWKAVLKAIKLFLLGVVIQGGYFHGINSLTYGVDMKRIRWLGILQKISVGYIVAALCEIWLSCRTRREVSFLKSYYWHWCVAFSLSAIYLGLLYGLYVPDWQFEMSNATSSVFPTNHSYVYMVKCSLRGDLGPACNSAGMIDRYILGIDHLYKKPVYRNLKECNMSIDGQVPDNSASWCHAPFDPEGVLSSLTAAVTCIIGLQYGHLLAHLQDHKGRMENWTLFSFSLLVAGLLLAVIGDPVNKSLYTFSYMLITSASAGITYSALYLLVDVYDYRCLTFVLEWMGKHSLSIFVLVSSNLAVITIQGFCWAAPENNMIHWIVSRFVRR, encoded by the exons ATGCTCTTTCGATCTTCACTGAAAATAATGGCAGACTTATTACACAAGCCATTGCTAGACATTGAAGAACAACCACATACCAGTAAGAAACCCCCACGTGCTGCCTCTCTCGATGTATTTCGTGGTCTCTGCGTCTTT CTAATGATGCTAGTTGATTATGGTGGGGCGATGATTCCCATTATTGCTCACTCTCCTTGGAATGGACTTCACTTGGCAGATTCTGTGAtgcccttctttctttttattgctgGAGTTTCTCTTGCACTTGTTTACAAG AAAGTACCAAACAGAATCGAAGCCACCTGGAAGGCAGTGCTAAAggcaataaaactatttttgctAGGTGTGGTTATTCAAG GTGGCTACTTTCATGGAATAAATTCCTTGACGTATGGTGTTGACATGAAAAGAATACGCTGGCTTGGAATTTTGCAG AAAATATCTGTTGGATACATAGTTGCTGCTTTATGTGAGATTTGGCTTTCATGTCGAACACGGAGAGAAGTAAGCTTTCTCAAGAGTTATTACTGGCATTG GTGTGTGGCATTTTCACTATCTGCAATATACCTGGGGTTATTGTATGGTTTATATGTTCCAGATTGGCAATTTGAAATGTCCAATGCAACTTCTTCTGTGTTTCCGACAAATCACAGCTACGTTTACATG GTAAAATGTTCTCTAAGAGGCGATCTTGGACCTGCTTGTAATTCAGCTGGAATGATTGATCGCTATATACTTGGCATTGATCACCTATATAAAAAACCTGTTTACAGAAACCTGAAG GAGTGCAATATGTCCATCGATGGCCAAGTTCCTGACAATTCAGCTTCCTGGTGTCATGCTCCTTTTGATCCTGAGGGTGTTTTAAG CTCCTTAACAGCTGCAGTGACCTGCATAATTGGACTTCAATATGGACATCTTCTTGCTCACTTACAG GACCACAAGGGACGCATGGAGAACTGGACCCTATTCTCATTTTCACTTCTTGTAGCTGGGTTGCTCCTTGCTGTTATAG gcGATCCTGTGAACAAATCTTTATACACTTTTAGTTACATGCTGATCACTTCTGCTTCAGCAGGAATCACATATTCTGCTTTATACTTGTTG GTAGATGTGTATGATTACAGATGCTTGACATTTGTTTTGGAGTGGATGGGAAAGCATTCTTTGAGTATTTTCGTTCTCGTATCTTCAAACTTAGCTGTTATTACAATACAAGGATTCTGCTGGGCAGCTCCTGAAAATAACATG ATTCACTGGATTGTTAGTCGGTTCGTGCGCAGATGA
- the LOC118058839 gene encoding probable aquaporin PIP2-8: MSKEVIEEGHTHGKDYVDPPPAPLFDMGELKLWSFFRALIAEFIATLLFLYVTVATVIGHKKNQDACGGVGLLGIAWAFGGMIFILVYCTAGISGGHINPAVTFGLLLARKVSLIRAVGYMVAQCLGAVCGVGLVKAFMKPYYNSFGGGANTVAHGYSTGTALGAEIIGTFVLVYTVFSATDPKRSARDSHIPVLAPLPIGFAVFMVHLATIPITGTGINPARSFGAAVIINDEKAWDDHWIFWVGPFVGALAAAAYHQYILRAGAIKALGSFRSHPTN; this comes from the exons ATGTCAAAAGAAGTGATTGAAGAAGGACATACTCATGGGAAAGATTATGTTGATCCACCTCCAGCACCGCTTTTTGATATGGGTGAACTCAAGCTCTGGTCTTTCTTTAGAGCTCTCATAGCTGAGTTCATTGCTACACTTCTCTTCCTTTATGTCACTGTGGCTACTGTTATTGGCCACAAGAAAAACCAAGACGCTTGTGGTGGAGTTGGGTTGCTTGGTATTGCATGGGCCTTTGGTGGCATgatttttatccttgtttacTGCACCGCTGGTATCTCTG GTGGACATATTAACCCAGCGGTTACTTTTGGCCTGTTACTGGCTAGGAAAGTGTCCCTAATCAGGGCTGTGGGCTACATGGTGGCTCAATGCTTGGGCGCGGTCTGTGGTGTTGGCTTGGTCAAGGCCTTCATGAAGCCATACTACAACTCTTTTGGTGGTGGTGCTAACACAGTGGCTCACGGGTACAGCACAGGCACAGCTTTGGGTGCTGAGATCATTGGCACTTTTGTGCTTGTTTACACTGTCTTCTCTGCAACTGACCCCAAGAGAAGTGCACGTGACTCTCATATCCCT GTCTTGGCTCCCCTTCCAATTGGGTTTGCTGTGTTCATGGTGCACCTGGCCACAATCCCTATTACTGGTACTGGCATCAACCCTGCAAGGAGCTTTGGTGCTGCTGTCATCATCAACGATGAGAAAGCCTGGGATGATCAC TGGATTTTCTGGGTTGGGCCATTTGTTGGAGCATTAGCAGCAGCTGCATACCACCAGTACATTTTGAGAGCAGGAGCCATTAAGGCTTTGGGATCTTTCCGTAGCCACCCCACAAATTAA
- the LOC118058840 gene encoding uncharacterized protein has product MIVCVAVVGHQNNPLYIQSFTEADDALKLHHIVHCSLDVVDERVNNPKKSGLTLNETFLGLLYPTENYKVYGYLTNTKVKFILVTTDLDVRDADVRNFFRRFHAAYVDAVSNPFHVPGKKITSRTLAERVSNIVKSFGLSSAG; this is encoded by the exons ATGATCGTGTGTGTCGCGGTCGTCGGTCATCAG AACAATCCATTGTACATACAGAGTTTTACTGAAGCAGATGATGCACTCAAGCTCCACCACATAGTTCACTGCTCCCTTGACGTTGTTGATGAGCGAG TGAATAATCCAAAGAAATCTGGGCTGACATTGAATGAGACATTTCTTGGATTGCTTTATCCAACCGAGAATTATAAAGT GTATGGTTATTTGACCAACACGAAGGTGAAATTCATCTTGGTCACAACTGATTTAGATGTCAGAGATGCAGATGTCAGAAAT ttttttcGGAGATTCCATGCTGCATATGTGGATGCAGTTTCAAACCCTTTTCATGTCCCGGGTAAAAAGATCACGTCCAGAACTTTGGCAGAAAGAGTAAGCAACATCGTCAAGTCATTTGGTTTGAGCTCAGCAGGCTAA
- the LOC118058842 gene encoding probable 26S proteasome non-ATPase regulatory subunit 3 has protein sequence MTQDVEMKEQHQPSNSTTSSPSTLHHLKEIASLIETGAYAKETRRIQRAVRLTNTLRRKLKASVLYAFLNFALSAGSESFNRLICYLPKEDEHEMEVDTATSVTQAPAKHPLPELEIYCYLLVLIFLIDQKKHNEAKACSSASIARLKNLNRRTVDVLASRLYSYYSLSYELTGDLAEIRGSLLALHRIATLRHDELGQETLLNLLLRNYLHYNLYDQAEKLRSKAPRFEAHSNQQFCRYLFYLGKIRTIQLEYTDAKESLLQAARKAPAAALAFRVQCNKWAVIVRLLLGEIPERTVFMQKGMESALRPYFELTNAVRIGDLELFKSVADKFSSTFSTDRTHNLIVRLRHNVIRTGLRNISISYSRISLADVAKKLRLDSANPVADAESIVAKAIRDGAIDATLDRANGWMVSKETGDIYSTNEPQLAFNSRIAFCLNMHNEAVRALRFPPNSHKEKESAEKRRERQQQEQELAKHIAEEDDDEF, from the exons ATGACTCAAGACGTTGAGATGAAAGAGCAGCATCAACCTTCCAATTCCACTACCTCCTCTCCATCCACACTCCACC atttgaaggAGATTGCATCGTTAATTGAGACTGGAGCGTATGCGAAGGAAACGAGGAGGATTCAGAGAGCCGTGAGACTGACTAATACTTTAAGGAGAAAGCTGAAAGCTTCTGTGCTTTATGCTTTTCTTAATTTTGCTCTTTCGGCGGGATCCGAGTCGTTTAATCGTTTAATCTGTTATCTTCCTAAG GAAGATGAGCATGAAATGGAGGTTGATACTGCGACATCTGTGACTCAAGCTCCTGCAAAACATCCCTTGCCAGAGCTGGAGATATATTGCTACCTGTTGGTGCTGATTTTTCTGATTGATCAGAAGAAACACAATGAG GCTAAAGCTTGCTCATCGGCAAGCATTGCTCGCCTGAAGAATCTGAATAGGAGGACTGTTGATGTTCTGGCATCAAGGCTGTATTCCTACTACTCACTAAGCTATGAACTCACTGGTGATCTTGCTGAAATCAGAGG GAGCCTCCTTGCTCTTCATCGGATTGCAACACTGCGCCATGATGAGCTGGGCCag GAAACACTTCTCAACCTGCTACTTCGCAATTACCTCCATTACAATTTATATGATCAGGCAGAGAAGCTGAGGTCGAAGGCCCCTCGATTTGAGGCTCACTCAAATCAGCAG TTCTGTCGGTATCTCTTTTACTTGGGAAAGATTAGGACAATTCAGTTGGAGTATACTGATGCAAAAGAATCTCTCCTTCAAGCTGCACGTAAAGCCCCTGCTGCAGCCCTTGCTTTTCGAGTTCAATGCAACAAGTGGGCAGTTATTGTCAGATTGCTGCTAGGAGAAATCCCTGAGAGGACTGTTTTTATGCAAAAAGGCATGGAGAGTGCTTTGAGGCCATACTTTGAGCTCACAAAT GCTGTGCGAATAGGGGACTTGGAGCTCTTTAAGTCCGTTGCTGACAAGTTCTCATCTACTTTCAGCACAGACAGGACCCACAACTTAATTGTTAGACTGCGGCACAATGTCATAAGGACTGGACTTCGCAACATCAGTATCTCTTATTCTCGTATTTCACTGGCTGATGTAGCCAAGAAGCTGAGGTTGGACTCTGCAAACCCTGTTGCTGATGCTGAGAGTATTGTGGCCAAGGCAATACGAGATGGTGCTATTGATGCTACTTTAGATCGTGCAAATGGGTGGATGGTTTCCAAGGAAACAGGGGACATATACTCCACAAATGAGCCTCAGCTGGCATTTAACTCTAGGATTGCCTTCTGCCTCAACATGCATAATGAGGCAGTACGTGCCCTTAGGTTTCCACCTAATTCCCACAAGGAGAAAGAAAGTGctgagaaaaggagagagagacaaCAGCAGGAGCAAGAGCTTGCAAAGCACATAGCTGAGGAGGATGATGATGAATTTTGA